AGAATGTCACCGAGCTCAGGCAAGGCGTCCGCCGGATCACCAATACGATCAATGCCGGAGGTACGATCCGCACCGTAGTTCACGAATACGGCCACGGCTTCCTCATCGATGCTCTGGCCACCGGCCGCATGAGCCTCGCCGAAGTGACAGAGGCCATCCGCGCCTTCGACACGGTGCTCAAGAGCAAGCGCGAACGCCGCGGCCGCCCCCGCCGGGATGATGTGCAAGCACCAGGCCAGCAGCTCAATTTCCTCCCCGAGGGCGAAGTGCACTTCACCGCCGTGAGTGAAGCCGTCAGCGAGTTTCTGGAATCCGAGATCCTGCGCGGCGGCAAGACCGCCGGACGCCTCGGCCTCTCCCCCGCCATCATCTCGCGGAATATCACCGCCGCCTCCAAGCTGGCACCGGGTGCCGTGAAAAAATTCGCTCTCTTCATGAGCGCTGTCCGCGAGCTCTTCGGCCTCGCCTTCCAGCGCGCCCATGCCACCAGGAAGGCGATCCGTGAAGGAAGACTGGATGAAGCGAAGATCGATGACTTCGTCTCCAAGCTCATCGGGCTGGATGCAAATGGGGCCGCGCCGGCAAGCCAAGAAACGTCAGGGATCGAAGCAGAGCCAGTGGTGGCGTTCTCGCTCGGCGGAAGGGACCAGGCACCGGGCAACGCACGCCCCGCCTTCGACGAGGACTTGATCAAACGCGCCGTGGATGAAGCCATTGCGCGTGGCAACATCGCGAACACTGATGACATCCGCCCCCTCCTCGACGGCTACGAAAAAGCGGATCCCCTGACACGCGACTCCGAGTTTCACCGGCAAGCGAGCGCGCTCAATGATCTCGTGATCCAGCGTCTGCTCGCGCGAGATCCCATGACCCGCGTGGCCATCGTTCTTGCCGGCGGAGGAGGCAGCGGCAAGTCATCGGTCTTGAAGCGCCTGAATATCCCGCGGGATCTGGTCATTGATACGACGCTTTCATGGGAGGACTATGCGCGCAAGACCATCGCGGACATCGAAGCAAGCGGAAGGAGAGCGATCGTGCTCTACGTCCACCGCCCCTTCGCAAGGTCGTTCGAGCATGGAGTTATCGGAAGATACTTGAAAGGAAAAAGGGCGGGCAATCCGCGCCTTGTGCCCTTGCGCGTGGCCGCGGAAGCTCATGTGGGAGCACAGGAGACTGCTATCGCGATGGCCGAAGGAGGACTCAGAATCACCATCTTCGATAACTCGGGAAGTGCAGGTCAATTTACCAAGAGGGACATTGAGTTCCTAAAGCAGAACCGCTATATTACAGCCAATGAAGGGAGAGACGAATCAGGGCCCGCCACCGCAGCGGATACCCACGGCAGACGAGGTGGAAGCTCAACTGGTGGAAGCGATGGAAAGAGCCCGGGAGGGAATCATGCAGGACCGCGAGAAGGAGCTTCTAATAGAGGCGGAGATGGAGGCCGAGTGGGCCGCAAACAAGCAGCCATCGCCCGACTCATCGCCGAAGGACACGCCATCATCGAGCGCTACCGGCGGGAAGGAAAGCTGACCGACGCCGAGGCCCGCGCCTTCCGCGGGGAGAACGAAGGGCCGGATGGGTCCACGGATGACAATGGACCGCCCAGCGACGGAGGCTTATCCTTTTCCATCTCTCCCAGTCATGCCCGAATCCGGGAGAACTTGGACAGCACGAGCGCTGGCTCCATCAAAGCCCCCGACGGGACCACGAGCGACGACGCCGATACCCTTGATAAAGATTCAAATTCCAACTATGATTCCACCGATGAGCGAAGGAAGGATAACCAACGTGCGAGCGGTTCGCGAGACTCCCGAGCAAATCCAGAAAAGGCAACAGATGCTCGAAGAGGCAAGGAAGGAGTCAGAGACATCCTCTCCCGAGCAAAGGCTGCAGGAGTTGCTCGACTTGGCAGAGCGGGCGCTGAGTTCGAGCCCCTCATCCTCGGAAAAGAAGGAGTCCTGAAGATCCCGACCAAGAAGGGTCTGTTTGTTTTCAACCGGAAAGGTGAGACGATCAGGAGTGCCGACATCGAAGCCGCACGGCAGAAGGCCATGCTGATCGAGGCTTTGGGCGGATTCCCCACCGAAGTCATCGAGAATGACGACGGCAGCTTTACAGTCTATCAGGACTACGGAGACGAGATCACAAAGCAAGAATACGAGCGCTTGGTCGTTCCGAAACTCAATCAACGACCAAACGCGTGGGAGACCTGGGATCTCGAACTCGACGGAAAGACCTACCGGATCGGCGATCTCCACTGGGGTAACTTCCGCAAGGACAAGAACGGCGATATTCGAATCACCGACCTGATCGGCGGCGAGATCGACCCGGAGCCTGACTCACCTTAAGTAGCCACCCCTCGGATAGCGTCCGCCCCCTCCTCGATGGCTACAAGGAGACCGATCCCCTGACACGCGACTCCGAGTTTCACCGGCAAGCGAGCGCACTCAATGATCTCGTGATCCAGCGTCTGCTTGCGCGAGATCCCGTGACCCGCGTTGTAATCGTCCTCGCTGGCGGAGGAGGTAGCGGCAAGTCATCGGTCTTGAAGCGCCTGAATATCCCGCGGGATCTGGTCATTGATACGACGCTCTCATGGGAGAACTATGCGCGCAAGACCATCGCGGAAATCGAAGCAAGCGGAAGGAGAGCGGTCGTGCTCTACGTCCACCGCCCCTTTGCAAGGGCCTCTGAGGATGGCGTGATTGGAAGATACCTGGACGGCAAGGAGGAAGGCAATCCGCGCCTTGTGCCCCTACGAGTGGCCGCAGAAGCCCACGTCGGAGCTCAGGAAACTGCGCTCATGCTGGCCCAGCAAGGCATCAGGGTCATTGTCATGGAAAACTCTGGCGCTCTTGGCACTGCAAAGCGCGAAGACATTGAATTCCTGAAGAAAAACATCTACACTACATACCGTGAGCGGAAACGAGAAGCCGGGCCGGATGACCATCGACGAGATGACCGAAATGGTCGCAAAGGCCGCAGAGGAGGCTCTGAAGAAGGTGCAGGAAGAGGTCGCGAGCAAGCAATCGCCCGACTCATCGCCGAAGGACACGCCATCCTCGAGCGCTACCGGCGGGAAGGAAAGCTGACCGACGCCGAGGCCCGCGCCTTCCGCGGGGAAGGCAACGGAGGACCGGATGGCGACAAGGATGGAGGCGATGGATCGCCGGGAGACGGACGCATCTCCTTCTCCATTTCCCCTAGGCGCCCGGGCATACCGGAAGGCCCTGGCAGCGGGAGCGATAGCATAAGCAAGCCAACCCAAGGGATCGCGGGCAATGCCGCCGCCCTTGATAAGAATCCAAATTCCAACTATGATTCAACTGATGAGCGAAAGACGGATAACGAAGGTAACCATGCGCATGGAGACTCCATCCGAAACGCGTCTCCGGAACGAACTCCAAGAAAAGGGAAGGACGGAGTCCGGGAACTTGTCGCCCGAGCAAAGGGAGCGGGAACTCTTAGACCTGGTGGAGAAGGTGCTGAGTTCAGCACCGTCCTCCTCGGAAAAGAAGGAGTCCTGAAGTTCCCCAAGAAAGCGGGATTCATCATTTACGACCGAAATGGTCGAATCTCAAACCGCAGCGGCATCGAGGCAGCTCGGGAGAAGGCGATGCTGATCGAGGCCTTGGGAGGATTCCCAACGGAGGTCATTGAGAACGATGACGGGAGTTTCTTCGTTTATCAGGAGTTCGGCGATGAAATTAGCGAGGCGGAATATGCCAGCCTGATTGTCCCGAAGCTGAATCAGCAGCCACTCGGAGGAGGCATTTATCGAGTCGAACTCCACGGCAAGACTTACCAGATCGGCGACCTGCACCGAGAGAACTTCCGCAAAGACAAGAACGGCGATATCCGCATCACCGACCTAGCCGGCGGAGAGATTGATCCGTAAGCCGCCCTCTCCCCGCGCGATGAAGCACAGGTCCTCGCCGAGCTGAAGCTCCGCGAGCAAATGGAAGGCAGCGCCAGCTTCCACGACATCGTCCTCGGCCAAAGCGTCATGGAGGCGAAGGAAAAGGTCCGCCACTTCACCAATACCCTCAATGCCGGTGCCACCGGCAGCACCGTCATCCATGAATACGGCCACGTCTTCCTCAATGACGCCGTCGCCGCCGGACGCATCACCCTTCAGGAAGCCGCCGAAGCCATGCGCGCCTTCGACACCGTACAGCAGGGCAAGCGCGAACGCCGCGGTCCAGCCCCTCAAGGCAACCCGCAAACGGCAGATCGTCCGCTCAGTTTCTTGCGGGAGGGCAGGTTGAACTTCACCTCGGTCAGCGAGGCTGTGAGCGAGTTCCTGGAATCCGAAGTCTTGCGCCGCACGAAGACCAATGGCCGTCGCGGACTTCCCCCTGCCATCATCTCGCGGAACACCGCCAGAGCCACCAAGCTGGCACCGGGCTCCGTCCCGAAATTCGCCCGCTTCCTGAAAACCGTGCGCGAACTTTTCGGTCTCGTCTTCCAGCGTGCGCAGGCCACAAGGAATACGATTGAAGAGGGAGAGACGGATGCTCAAGCAGACAAGGCCGCTCCAAGCCAAAGGATCTCGCGAAAGCAACTTGGAAGCTTCTTCCTCGCTGAGGGCGACCTTAATGGAGACAAGCTTGAGCGGGCCATTGACGAAACCACGGATTCACTTGCTGGCAATGATGGAACTGGAAGACCGAGAGATGGTGGCCTGGGCAAATTCCTTGGAGAGTTCTCCGGCTTCATGAAGCGGGTGGCTGAAGGAGGACCTGGCGCACCGCAGCCCGGTGGCAAGGCGGCCAGCATCCTCTTGGCAGACCGCCTCACTCATCAGATCGAGTCATGGAAGCCGGTAGGCTCCATCGTCAAGGGCCCTGAGGACATCTTCGCCCTCAACCAAGCCTTCCGGAATCCATGGTTCAAGTCGATCCGCCTGATGGCGATCCATCCGGAGACCGGCGCGGTGATCAGCGCACGGGTCCACTCCATGGGCACCACCAGCCGCCTCTCCAGCGACCTCAATGACATCATGGGCTTCATGGAGGAAATCCGCGGAGAGCATCCCTTTGCGGAATTGGTCATCTCCACCAACCACCCCGGCGGCGATCCCCGGCCAACCGCACAGGACCAGGACCTCCACGCCAAGGCACGAAAGCTCGCCGATGAACTCGGCATCCCGCTGGCGGACTACGTCATCACCAATGGCACCCGCGGCTGGAGCATGGCGCAGAACGAGGAGTTCACCATGCCGGAACAAATGGCCGTGACGTGGGCCGCAACAGAGCGCTCGGAGATGACTATGCTTCAGGATACTCACCTTCAACGGGACCTAGCCGCCACCCTGCGTGCAAGCAATCCCGATGTGAATTGGGTTGTCTATCTCGACGAGGGCTACCGGGCCAGAGCCATGAACGTCTTGCCTGACGATCCGGAGGAAGCCGCCAAGGTGATCCTGCGCGACACTTGGGAACAAGGGACGAAGAACCTTGTTCTCTTCCCCGGGACAGCAAATCAGAATAGCGAGCAATGGGCCCAGCCTGTTGAAGACATCCTAGGCACTCACCGCACGCGACACCCTGCCATCGCCATCCCCGGAGAGCCGGACTCGCCCTCAGGGAGCAATCTTGGGGAAGGCGGCGCCCGCCCTTACCTCGCTAGCTTCCCCTCCTTGGCGGAAGGCCAATCCGGAGAAATGATCCATGGCATTGATTCGGAGCGGATCTCAAGTTATCTTCAATCCCGAGGCCATGAAGGAGGACAACTCGAACAAGCTACCCGACGAACGGAACGCCTTCTTAAAATTCGAGAAGCGGGAGGGCCGTTGGCTATCACCGACTTTGTATCTGACGCCGGAAGGAGTGTACGAGAAGATGAGCGTTCCCAATCCGAACTTTTCCCCACCTTCGTCGAGCAAGCCCTCTCTGGAGACAGCTCCTCCGCCTTCCCAGACCTAGAACCAGGAGGCAGGCCAGTCGGCATTCTCCTGCAAGAGATGATCGACCGAGCCATCCCCGAGTGGAATCCCTTGGGTAAAACCGTCGAAAGCGCGGAAGACATCTTCGCCCTCAATGCGGTCTTCCGAAACCCTTGGTTTGAGTCCGTGCGACTGATGGCGATATCCCCGTCGTCCGGCGAGGTGATCGCATCCTCCATCCACTCGGTGGGAAACATCTACAGAACTTCGGGTGAAGTCAGCGACATGATCGGCTTCATCCTGGCCGCTCGGGAGATCGATCCTGAAGCAACTCTTGTGATCTCGCACAACCATCCGGGAGGAGACCCGAGACCCAGCGAGGACGACAAAGCCCTTCAAGAAGACCTGCAGAGCTTTGCCGACGATCTCGGCATCCCGATCATGGACCATGTGATCACGAATGGCACTCGGGGTTGGAGCATGAAGGATGGATGGAGCCCGAAATGGATGTCCCTTGGAGCTCCATCGAGCGACTCGATATGCCGCGCGCCGCGGATAATCGCCAATTGCGGGATCTGGGCGTGGCACTACGTGCAGCGAACGAATCGGTGAATTGGGTGGTCTATCTTGACGGGAGGCGACGCATCCGCGCGATGAACCTGCTT
This portion of the Luteolibacter luteus genome encodes:
- a CDS encoding zeta toxin family protein, producing the protein MTRVVIVLAGGGGSGKSSVLKRLNIPRDLVIDTTLSWENYARKTIAEIEASGRRAVVLYVHRPFARASEDGVIGRYLDGKEEGNPRLVPLRVAAEAHVGAQETALMLAQQGIRVIVMENSGALGTAKREDIEFLKKNIYTTYRERKREAGPDDHRRDDRNGRKGRRGGSEEGAGRGREQAIARLIAEGHAILERYRREGKLTDAEARAFRGEGNGGPDGDKDGGDGSPGDGRISFSISPRRPGIPEGPGSGSDSISKPTQGIAGNAAALDKNPNSNYDSTDERKTDNEGNHAHGDSIRNASPERTPRKGKDGVRELVARAKGAGTLRPGGEGAEFSTVLLGKEGVLKFPKKAGFIIYDRNGRISNRSGIEAAREKAMLIEALGGFPTEVIENDDGSFFVYQEFGDEISEAEYASLIVPKLNQQPLGGGIYRVELHGKTYQIGDLHRENFRKDKNGDIRITDLAGGEIDP
- a CDS encoding zeta toxin family protein, which produces MVTNLTEGIPQSDGNPLATDFTRPWTDAEQAMRDDLRALAPDPGTDTPADPAPPETDPAFSHNPLQAELYQPWLEQEEARQDKQAKWRAAQGAKLDHAMLDWRTATAGKAIALDFAEDPETARRQALVESYLFIENEGREFRSRAKRDGLRDRIAYESFDGRGADDDDAFFTEIEKLSRTRDARAKLLRKLQDEASFAALTEIAGQAPQQTEARWLETLRQDPGYQPGDDGRYLEVRNEILSATKDRLSPIAPQIHSQWQAMLAGGDLDVGGLGDFLADEDLRAQLLDSIGILARKLPKEQQATFLSNLRKQSGRDFSRLGKTIGNFLADPMGREDPLPPDYMAMYEWNTENPDYPRIRYEQDKERARNFLHDLEEIVQLQYDPVKPLSAPGSRMEAFETGIYAAPGALGTTLVAATPYLGQVLSYKLIEEESYHSTRKQLIPALGRDEAARLAGEIAPLSAAIQLPMELFGAKGLGKKIPGVSDAIERLTSSMVTRFTGRVIAGGIVEGSTESLQALVDPLLIDIGHVIDPKIPATQWLNGQDGVFDAYDRKLITTFTSVAPLAFLGASRGAFRDARLQAFAKASETELLATGLQAQDITALKSAKGLFEMERVLGAAWTRLDPRSETARSAQATLEKNFHDQQAAFTAARESGIMPNFIPTGDGFAVVDPHSGEEIGRAADIPGALRLAGVHLDSTDELRANHAAYLASTLEIAGAIQANTDTPTRRSETIFRPGETITAAQQAALSPRDEAQVLAELKLREQMEGNASFHDIVLGQNVTELRQGVRRITNTINAGGTIRTVVHEYGHGFLIDALATGRMSLAEVTEAIRAFDTVLKSKRERRGRPRRDDVQAPGQQLNFLPEGEVHFTAVSEAVSEFLESEILRGGKTAGRLGLSPAIISRNITAASKLAPGAVKKFALFMSAVRELFGLAFQRAHATRKAIREGRLDEAKIDDFVSKLIGLDANGAAPASQETSGIEAEPVVAFSLGGRDQAPGNARPAFDEDLIKRAVDEAIARGNIANTDDIRPLLDGYEKADPLTRDSEFHRQASALNDLVIQRLLARDPMTRVAIVLAGGGGSGKSSVLKRLNIPRDLVIDTTLSWEDYARKTIADIEASGRRAIVLYVHRPFARSFEHGVIGRYLKGKRAGNPRLVPLRVAAEAHVGAQETAIAMAEGGLRITIFDNSGSAGQFTKRDIEFLKQNRYITANEGRDESGPATAADTHGRRGGSSTGGSDGKSPGGNHAGPREGASNRGGDGGRVGRKQAAIARLIAEGHAIIERYRREGKLTDAEARAFRGENEGPDGSTDDNGPPSDGGLSFSISPSHARIRENLDSTSAGSIKAPDGTTSDDADTLDKDSNSNYDSTDERRKDNQRASGSRDSRANPEKATDARRGKEGVRDILSRAKAAGVARLGRAGAEFEPLILGKEGVLKIPTKKGLFVFNRKGETIRSADIEAARQKAMLIEALGGFPTEVIENDDGSFTVYQDYGDEITKQEYERLVVPKLNQRPNAWETWDLELDGKTYRIGDLHWGNFRKDKNGDIRITDLIGGEIDPEPDSP
- a CDS encoding JAB domain-containing protein; this encodes MEGSASFHDIVLGQSVMEAKEKVRHFTNTLNAGATGSTVIHEYGHVFLNDAVAAGRITLQEAAEAMRAFDTVQQGKRERRGPAPQGNPQTADRPLSFLREGRLNFTSVSEAVSEFLESEVLRRTKTNGRRGLPPAIISRNTARATKLAPGSVPKFARFLKTVRELFGLVFQRAQATRNTIEEGETDAQADKAAPSQRISRKQLGSFFLAEGDLNGDKLERAIDETTDSLAGNDGTGRPRDGGLGKFLGEFSGFMKRVAEGGPGAPQPGGKAASILLADRLTHQIESWKPVGSIVKGPEDIFALNQAFRNPWFKSIRLMAIHPETGAVISARVHSMGTTSRLSSDLNDIMGFMEEIRGEHPFAELVISTNHPGGDPRPTAQDQDLHAKARKLADELGIPLADYVITNGTRGWSMAQNEEFTMPEQMAVTWAATERSEMTMLQDTHLQRDLAATLRASNPDVNWVVYLDEGYRARAMNVLPDDPEEAAKVILRDTWEQGTKNLVLFPGTANQNSEQWAQPVEDILGTHRTRHPAIAIPGEPDSPSGSNLGEGGARPYLASFPSLAEGQSGEMIHGIDSERISSYLQSRGHEGGQLEQATRRTERLLKIREAGGPLAITDFVSDAGRSVREDERSQSELFPTFVEQALSGDSSSAFPDLEPGGRPVGILLQEMIDRAIPEWNPLGKTVESAEDIFALNAVFRNPWFESVRLMAISPSSGEVIASSIHSVGNIYRTSGEVSDMIGFILAAREIDPEATLVISHNHPGGDPRPSEDDKALQEDLQSFADDLGIPIMDHVITNGTRGWSMKDGWSPKWMSLGAPSSDSICRAPRIIANCGIWAWHYVQRTNR